A DNA window from Micromonospora inyonensis contains the following coding sequences:
- a CDS encoding Tn3 family transposase: MGWHPGFAGAYTHVSGGARLDAGMDLTLAAVLTAQALNVGWKPVITPGNPALTRSRISHVYQNYVRADTHAVANAVLISGQAGIGTAEVWGGGLVAAVDGTRFVVPVRSIHARPNPKYFGRKRGATYLNMINDQGVGIAGMVLSGTPKDSLYAVDLMYRRDGGPRPEVFVSDTGSYSDMVFGLLKLLGVDYRPELAGLPEQKLWRVNPTADYGPLNTAARGKIDLAKVRRHWPDICRIAASVHSGAISASDVMRMLQHGGNPTQLGDALAHFGRIFKTLHVLSYADREGYRRDIKRIRNLQEERHGLAKHVFHGRKGELREAYHAGMEDQLGALGLVVNAITLWNTVYLDRILTILRADGYPVRDADVSRLHPYWLKHVNVHGHYSFTPPDLDADGRRALRDPDQPDPDDG, encoded by the coding sequence ATGGGCTGGCACCCGGGCTTCGCCGGCGCCTACACCCACGTCTCCGGTGGCGCCCGCCTGGACGCCGGCATGGACCTGACCCTCGCCGCGGTGCTCACCGCCCAAGCCCTCAACGTCGGCTGGAAGCCGGTCATCACGCCAGGTAACCCGGCGCTGACCCGCTCGCGGATCAGCCACGTGTACCAGAACTACGTCCGCGCCGACACCCACGCCGTGGCCAACGCGGTGCTGATCAGCGGGCAGGCCGGGATCGGCACGGCCGAGGTGTGGGGCGGCGGGCTGGTCGCCGCCGTCGACGGCACCCGGTTCGTGGTGCCGGTGCGCTCGATCCACGCCCGGCCGAATCCGAAGTACTTCGGCCGCAAACGCGGCGCCACCTACCTCAACATGATCAACGATCAGGGGGTGGGAATCGCGGGCATGGTGCTGTCCGGTACCCCGAAGGACTCCCTGTACGCGGTGGACCTGATGTACCGCCGCGACGGCGGGCCACGGCCGGAGGTGTTCGTCTCCGACACCGGTTCCTACTCCGACATGGTGTTCGGCCTGCTCAAGCTTCTCGGTGTGGACTACCGTCCGGAGCTTGCCGGCCTGCCCGAGCAGAAGCTGTGGCGGGTGAACCCGACCGCCGACTACGGGCCCCTGAACACCGCGGCGCGCGGGAAGATCGACCTGGCGAAGGTCCGCCGGCACTGGCCGGACATCTGCCGCATCGCCGCCTCGGTGCACTCCGGCGCGATCAGCGCCTCCGACGTGATGCGGATGCTGCAGCACGGCGGCAACCCCACCCAACTCGGCGACGCCCTCGCGCACTTCGGCCGGATCTTCAAAACGCTGCACGTGCTGTCCTACGCCGACAGGGAGGGCTACCGGCGCGACATCAAGCGGATCCGTAACCTCCAGGAGGAACGCCACGGCCTGGCCAAGCACGTCTTCCACGGCCGCAAGGGCGAGCTGCGGGAGGCATACCACGCCGGGATGGAAGACCAGCTCGGCGCGCTCGGCCTGGTCGTCAACGCGATCACGCTGTGGAACACCGTCTACCTCGACCGGATCCTGACCATACTGCGCGCCGACGGCTACCCGGTGCGCGATGCCGACGTCTCCCGGCTTCACCCCTACTGGCTCAAGCACGTCAACGTCCACGGCCACTACAGTTTCACCCCGCCCGACCTCGACGCCGACGGCCGCCGCGCCCTGCGCGACCCCGACCAGCCCGACCCGGACGACGGCTGA
- a CDS encoding DUF4158 domain-containing protein encodes MSEVDEQQVGDGDERSFLSARQVAAYGCFDGPPSVEDLERFFFLDDADRLLLAKRRGDGNRLGFALQLTTVRYLGTFLDDPIDVPSVVVDVLATQLGIADASCVKTYVERANTKWEHRREIVVADGWREFADVREDLTAWIDHRAWTTGAGPKVIFQGVLAWLLARQVLLPAVRELERLVARVVRLSHVRLWTTLAAMVSARQAGLLLDLVEVPAGRRVSPLERLRQGPVDRTGKAMAGALRRVAEVAEIGLGEVDLGVVPRRRVVDLARRGMSANATDLRRTSPYPKRLATLLSTMVYLEGKATDDALELFDVIMTSELLARAERQSNADKARRYPRVARDASKLAAAVAVLLESEDWGEDLTVGRLWDAIEDVASRAELRGAVERVHQVVPPGVDPDGEWRAALLTRYPLVRRFIRLLATTIEFGATTDAAPVLYALTSLPDLLDADATKRVPAGYLDARKVAIEVITPGWRDLVLRKDRPAETVDKIAYVFCVLDQFHQRLRRRDIFAAASSRWADPRALLLSGAAWQARRADLMDSLQLPDDPADLLNAYAAELDGMWKHMARRVEAGDVTVDGEGRVRVAAVKAVPEPDSLGELRERCEAMMPEVDIGELLLEV; translated from the coding sequence GTGTCTGAGGTGGACGAGCAGCAGGTCGGGGATGGGGACGAGAGGTCGTTTCTGTCGGCGCGGCAGGTCGCGGCGTACGGGTGTTTCGACGGCCCGCCGTCGGTGGAGGATCTGGAGCGGTTCTTCTTCCTTGATGACGCTGACCGGTTGTTGCTGGCCAAGCGTCGGGGCGACGGCAACCGGCTGGGGTTTGCGCTGCAGTTGACGACGGTGCGGTACCTGGGCACGTTCCTGGATGACCCGATCGATGTGCCGTCGGTTGTGGTGGACGTGCTGGCCACCCAGCTCGGGATCGCGGACGCCTCGTGTGTGAAGACGTACGTGGAGCGGGCGAACACGAAGTGGGAGCACCGTCGGGAGATCGTTGTGGCCGACGGGTGGCGGGAGTTCGCCGATGTCCGCGAGGACTTGACGGCTTGGATTGATCATCGGGCGTGGACGACGGGTGCGGGCCCGAAGGTGATCTTTCAGGGGGTGCTGGCGTGGTTGCTGGCCCGTCAGGTGCTGCTGCCTGCCGTGCGGGAGCTGGAGCGGCTGGTGGCCCGGGTGGTCCGCTTGTCGCACGTGCGGCTGTGGACGACTCTGGCGGCGATGGTGTCTGCGCGGCAGGCCGGTCTGCTCCTGGATTTGGTCGAGGTGCCGGCGGGTCGGCGGGTGTCACCGCTGGAGAGGTTGCGTCAGGGGCCGGTCGACCGCACCGGCAAGGCGATGGCGGGCGCGTTGCGGCGGGTGGCTGAGGTCGCGGAGATCGGCCTTGGGGAGGTGGACCTGGGTGTGGTGCCGCGACGGCGGGTGGTGGACCTGGCCCGCCGTGGCATGTCGGCGAACGCCACGGACCTGCGCCGGACGAGCCCGTATCCGAAGCGGCTGGCGACGTTGTTGTCGACGATGGTGTACCTGGAGGGCAAGGCCACCGATGACGCCCTGGAGCTCTTCGATGTGATCATGACAAGTGAGTTGCTGGCGCGCGCCGAGCGTCAGTCCAACGCCGATAAGGCGAGGCGGTACCCGCGGGTGGCCCGTGACGCCTCCAAGCTGGCGGCGGCAGTGGCGGTGCTGCTGGAGTCCGAGGACTGGGGCGAGGACCTGACAGTTGGGCGGTTGTGGGACGCGATCGAGGACGTGGCCTCTCGGGCGGAGTTGCGCGGCGCGGTGGAGCGGGTGCACCAGGTGGTGCCGCCGGGCGTCGACCCGGATGGTGAGTGGCGGGCGGCGTTGTTGACCCGCTATCCCCTGGTCCGGAGGTTCATTCGGCTGCTGGCCACCACTATCGAGTTCGGGGCCACCACGGACGCCGCGCCGGTGCTGTATGCGCTGACCAGCCTGCCGGACCTGCTCGACGCCGACGCGACCAAGCGGGTGCCGGCCGGTTATCTGGACGCCCGCAAGGTCGCCATCGAGGTGATCACCCCTGGCTGGCGGGACCTGGTGCTGCGCAAGGACCGCCCGGCGGAGACGGTGGACAAGATCGCCTACGTGTTCTGTGTACTCGACCAGTTCCACCAGCGGCTACGCCGCCGTGACATCTTCGCCGCCGCCTCCTCACGCTGGGCCGACCCGCGGGCGCTGCTGCTGTCGGGCGCTGCGTGGCAGGCCCGGCGCGCGGACCTGATGGACTCCCTGCAGCTGCCCGACGACCCGGCCGACCTGCTGAACGCGTACGCGGCTGAGCTGGACGGCATGTGGAAGCACATGGCGCGGCGGGTCGAGGCGGGGGACGTGACGGTCGACGGCGAGGGCCGGGTGCGCGTCGCCGCGGTGAAAGCCGTACCCGAACCGGACTCGCTGGGCGAGCTGCGGGAGCGGTGCGAGGCGATGATGCCGGAGGTCGACATCGGGGAGTTGCTGCTGGAGGTGTGA